One Dioscorea cayenensis subsp. rotundata cultivar TDr96_F1 chromosome 17, TDr96_F1_v2_PseudoChromosome.rev07_lg8_w22 25.fasta, whole genome shotgun sequence DNA window includes the following coding sequences:
- the LOC120280570 gene encoding soluble starch synthase 1, chloroplastic/amyloplastic-like: protein MAVLRAGLTARYCGRCQSSDLGPIKPRFGSIPVFSQPWWRRSSGFMMVRRCLLEHSKWDNPLPLSLERTAEHLDLEKEKDNTLPTGTRDLVSLRDVDIREEEAKGIANTEQTQTEVPYIKKEVEYVDKEATALTKVLYEKKETKVVDKEEHAQTLVSFTKEEAVEVDEGEQTRIKVTYNIVFITAEAAPYSKTGGLGDVCGSLPIALAGRGHRVMVLSPRYLNGTLNSHYASAKDLEKHINVSCFGGDQEVAFFHEYRAGVDWVFVDHPCYHRPGSLYGDEHGTFGDNQFRFALLCHAACEAPLVLPLGGYTYGENCLFLVNDWHASLVPVLLGAKYRPHGVYKDARSILIIHNLAHQGVEPAITYENLGLPAQWYGALEWIFPTWARKHALDTGATVNILKGAIVTADRILTVSQGYAWEITTAEGGQGLDELLSSRESVLNGITNGIDVDIWNPAIDKHIPFNYSVDDLSGKNLCKAALQKALGLAVRPDCPLIGFIGRLDYQKGTDVILSTMPELLQDDVQFIMLGSGDPDTEQWMRWAESSYKEKFRGWVGFNEPFSHHITAGCDILLMPSRFEPCGLNQLYAMRYGSVPVVHCTGGLRDTVEIFDPFADEDGRGTGWAFSPLSGESMLAALRTAIKTYREHKSSWEGLMKRGMLKDFSWDSAAAKYELIMEWALMDPPYVR from the exons ATGGCGGTTCTTCGCGCGGGTCTCACTGCCAGATACTGTGGCAGGTGCCAGTCGTCGGATCTGGGGCCTATCAAGCCGCGGTTTGGATCTATTCCTGTATTTTCTCAGCCATGGTGGAGACGGAGCTCTGGATTTATGATGGTGCGGAGATGCCTGTTGGAGCACAGCAAATGGGACAATCCGCTTCCTCTCTCTCTCGAACGAACTGCTGAGCATTTGGatttggagaaggagaaggacaACACGCTGCCCACTG GTACGAGAGACTTGGTGTCTTTGCGTGATGTTGACATTAGAGAGGAAGAAGCTAAAGGCATTGCTAATACTGAGCAAACTCAAACTGAAGTTCCGTATATTAAGAAAGAAGTAGAGTATGTAGACAAAGAGGCCACTGCTCTAACTAAAGTACTATatgagaagaaagaaacaaaggTTGTTGATAAAGAGGAGCATGCTCAAACTTTAGTATCATTTACCAAGGAAGAAGCAGTGGAAGTTGATGAAGGGGAACAAACTCGAATTAAAGTAacatataatattgtttttatcaCTGCTGAAGCTGCACCATATTCCAAGACTGGAGGATTAGGAGATGTCTGTGGTTCTTTACCTATAGCACTTGCTGGCCGTGGACATCGCGTGATGGTTTTGTCCCCTAGATACTTAAATGGAACTCTAAATAGTCACTATGCTTCTGCAAAAGATCTTGAGAAGCACATAAATGTATCATGCTTCGGAGGTGATCAAGAAGTTGCATTTTTCCACGAGTATAGAGCAGGCGTTGATTGG GTTTTTGTCGATCATCCTTGTTATCACAGACCTGGAAGTTTGTATGGTGATGAACATGGTACTTTTGGTGACAATCAG TTTAGGTTTGCATTACTTTGCCATGCAGCATGTGAGGCTCCTTTAGTTCTTCCACTAGGGGGTTATACCTATGGCGAGAATTGTTTATTTCTTGTCAATGATTGGCATGCAAGTCTTGTGCCAGT ACTTTTGGGTGCAAAATATCGTCCACATGGTGTTTACAAAGATGCTCGCAGCATTCTAATTATTCATAACCTGGCACATCAG GGTGTGGAACCAGCAATAACATATGAGAACTTGGGATTGCCAGCTCAATGGTATGGGGCATTAGAATGGATCTTCCCTACTTGGGCAAGGAAACATGCTCTTGACACTGGTGCAACTGTCAACATCTTGAAGGGTGCAATTGTCACAGCTGATCGTATACTAACTGTTAGCCAG GGTTATGCTTGGGAAATAACTACTGCCGAAGGTGGACAAGGACTCGATGAATTATTAAGCAGTCGTGAGAGTGTATTGAATG GAATAACAAATGGCATCGATGTTGATATATGGAATCCGGCAATTGATAAACACATCccatttaattattcggttgaTGATCTCTCCGGGAAG AACCTTTGCAAAGCAGCACTGCAGAAGGCACTAGGGCTTGCTGTCAGGCCAGATTGCCCATTG ATAGGATTCATTGGAAGATTAGATTATCAAAAGGGCACTGATGTAATTTTGTCAACTATGCCAGAGCTATTGCAGGATGATGTCCAATTT ATTATGCTTGGATCAGGAGATCCAGATACTGAGCAGTGGATGAGATGGGCTGAGTCCTCCTACAAAGAAAAGTTCCGTGGTTGGGTTGGATTTAATGAACCTTTTTCCCACCATATAACTGCAGG GTGTGACATATTGTTGATGCCCTCGAGATTTGAACCTTGTGGTTTAAACCAACTGTATGCTATGAGATACGGAAGCGTTCCAGTTGTTCATTGCACTGGTGGCCTCAGA GATACTGTTGAAATTTTTGATCCCTTTGCTGATGAAGATGGACGTGGTACCGG GTGGGCGTTTTCACCACTTTCAGGGGAGAGTATGTTGGCG GCATTGCGGACAGCtataaaaacatatagagaaCACAAGTCTTCGTGGGAAGGACTGATGAAGCGAGGAATGCTGAAAGATTTTTCATGGGACAGTGCTGCTGCAAAGTATGAACTGATCATGGAGTGGGCCTTGATGGATCCACCGTATGTCAGATGA